The following proteins come from a genomic window of Aequorivita marisscotiae:
- a CDS encoding T9SS type A sorting domain-containing protein — protein sequence MIKSICILLCCLSITSYSQIQLGEALYGEAAEDEFGISISLSDNGSIMAVSAIYNDGNGTDSGQVRIFHNTGGSWDQIGQDIYGEHAGDASGMSVSLSGDGTIVAIGSRWNDGNGNDSGHVRVYQNNNNTWTQIGQDIDGESPGDQSGMSISLSADGSIVAIGAWLNGGNGPHSGHVRVFGNNAGIWTQIGEDIDGQNSRDSCGRTVVLNATGNIVAVGSTGNTANTDGNGEVRVFQNIGGSWTQIGQKIVGDASNDDFGYAIKLSSDGNIIAIGAQANDGNGTASGQVKIFRNSSGTWTQIGQDIFGDAPGDRAGFALGLSGDGSILAVGAPFNNNNGQYAGHVKLYANNNDTWEQIGEDIEGEASDDHSGLGLSINGEGTTVAIGSTYSNGNGYKSGQVRVFDISGLLHTPSKIPFQYAIYPNPASTHCIVQLAPTNTLHDTRIFNTNGQLLKTTKTTNLNIADLSSGTYFIHVRSEQGEAIQELIVD from the coding sequence ATGATAAAAAGTATTTGCATCCTTCTATGCTGCCTTTCAATTACCTCCTATTCCCAAATACAGCTTGGGGAGGCTCTTTATGGAGAAGCCGCCGAAGATGAGTTTGGTATATCCATAAGCCTCAGCGATAACGGATCTATCATGGCCGTGAGCGCAATATACAACGATGGCAACGGTACAGATTCAGGTCAGGTAAGGATATTTCACAACACCGGCGGGAGTTGGGATCAAATAGGTCAGGACATTTATGGAGAGCATGCGGGCGATGCATCTGGCATGTCGGTCAGCTTAAGTGGTGATGGTACCATAGTAGCCATTGGCTCCAGATGGAACGATGGTAATGGAAACGATTCCGGACACGTACGGGTCTATCAAAACAATAATAACACTTGGACCCAGATAGGTCAGGATATTGATGGAGAAAGCCCAGGGGATCAATCGGGTATGTCAATTAGCTTAAGTGCCGATGGTAGCATAGTAGCCATTGGCGCTTGGTTAAATGGAGGCAACGGCCCTCACTCGGGGCATGTACGGGTGTTTGGAAACAATGCGGGAATATGGACACAAATTGGGGAGGATATCGATGGCCAAAATTCCAGGGATAGTTGCGGGCGCACGGTAGTCCTAAATGCAACGGGCAACATCGTTGCCGTTGGAAGTACGGGCAACACTGCCAATACCGATGGCAATGGCGAGGTACGGGTTTTTCAGAATATCGGTGGCTCTTGGACGCAAATAGGACAAAAAATTGTAGGTGATGCAAGCAACGACGATTTTGGCTATGCCATCAAACTCAGTAGCGATGGCAATATAATTGCCATTGGGGCCCAAGCCAATGACGGCAATGGAACGGCCTCAGGCCAGGTAAAAATTTTTAGGAACAGTTCAGGCACTTGGACTCAAATCGGTCAGGATATTTTTGGGGATGCCCCCGGCGACCGCGCGGGTTTTGCATTAGGCCTTAGCGGCGATGGCAGCATCTTGGCAGTGGGAGCACCGTTTAATAACAATAATGGCCAGTATGCAGGGCACGTAAAATTATATGCAAACAACAATGATACTTGGGAACAAATTGGTGAGGATATTGAAGGCGAAGCCAGCGATGACCATTCCGGCCTTGGTCTATCCATAAATGGGGAAGGTACTACGGTCGCCATTGGATCAACCTATAGCAATGGCAATGGCTACAAGTCGGGCCAAGTTAGAGTATTCGATATAAGTGGCTTACTGCACACCCCATCTAAAATCCCATTCCAATATGCCATATACCCTAACCCCGCCAGCACACACTGTATTGTACAATTGGCGCCAACCAATACCCTTCATGACACCCGCATTTTTAATACGAATGGCCAATTGTTAAAAACAACAAAGACCACCAATTTAAATATTGCGGACCTAAGCAGCGGTACCTACTTCATCCATGTGCGAAGTGAACAGGGAGAAGCCATACAGGAACTAATTGTAGATTAA